The genomic stretch TGCAGTCCGTTAATGATGATACGCTTTCCGTCATCGGCCGCCGTGCTCGTATTGCCGATTGCGAACGGGCGCTTCTCGATGCGCGTGCTTTCGGTGTGAAGAATCTCTCAGCGGATATCATTCTCGGGCTCCCCGGCGAATCATGTGCGGATACGAAAGCGGGCATGGAACGCCTCATCGCGCTTGCGCATCCGGAACACCTGTCGATGTACTTCCTGGACCTTTCGGGCAAAGAGACATTGTCGCGCGAATGGTCATCGGTCCTCCCTGACGACGAGAAGAATGCGCACTGCTATCGTGAGGCGGCTGCGCTCCTGTCGGCGAACGGATACGAACGTTATGAAATCGCTAATTTTGCGCGGAAGGGTTATCGATCGCGGCATAATGATAATTATTGGGCGCTCGGTGAGTATATCGGGCTCGGGGCGTCGGCTTCCGGTCATTACGGCGGCAGGCGCTATACGAATTGCGCCGATGTGAACGCGTATGTGGCATGCCTTGAGGCGGGCGAGGAAACGGCCGCAGAGGAAGAGCTGCTGACGGCGGATATGATAAAAGAAGAATTCATCTTTTTATCATTGCGTACGAGCGATGGGCTGAACGTTCTATCGTATCGCGATAAATTCGGCGAGGCGATAGAGGCGCGCGCGCGCACGGTCCTATCGGTCAATGCCCGGTACTTGACATTCGACGGCGTACGAATACGATTGACGGACGAAGGCTTTCTCTTCGCCGACGAGATGGCTGTTCAATTGATGCGGAGCTTGGAATGAACGCGATGGTGTCTTACTTCCCATTTTGCTGCTTTTTATGCAACAACAATCAATTCATACAACTGCTTCCGCACGCGTGCGCCAAGGATGGCGCAGAGCTGGCGGCGGCCATGGATGGCCCAAAGCCGCACGCCTCCTGCGTGCTTGCGCGTCGGCCGTGGCACACGGATGTGCTGGAGGGCGGCGCGCATGGAGGCGCATTTGCCGCCGACCGCTACGCGGCACAACATCCTGTGTGCTTTTCTAACCCGCCTCCTGCGGGCTGTGAAAATCATTGCTCCAGTATTTTTGGTTGCGGCTATGCCGCGTTAGTCCATGCTTTTCACGATTTCGTCCATTTGCCGTTCGGGGCGGGCGGCATACTTTATCATCATCGCGAGCACAAGGAATGAGCATGAATATGGTCAATATCGCAGTGATAGGCTCCGGCATCATCGGCAAGGTGCATGCATGGGCGGCGGCGAAAAGCGGGAAGTCGAAGCTCGTCGCCTGCGTGGACACCGATCGCCCCCGCGCCGAAGCGCTCGCGAAGGAGTACGGCGGTAATGCGGAATGCGATTATCGCCGCGTACTCGACGACAAGAACGTGCATGCCGTTTCCATCGGTACGCCGCATTTCGAGCATGCGCAGATGTACTTCGATGCGATAGCTGCCGGGAAGCATGTCATCTGCGAGAAGCCGCTCACCACGACGCCGGAGAATCTCTATACGATGATAGATATCTCCAAGGCACGGCGCGACCTTGTGATAACCGGCGTGTTCCAGCACCGCTTCTCGCCGATAACCCGCGCGATACAGAAGCGTATTGCCGACGGCGCCATCGGAAAAATAACCAGCGGCTCTGTGGACTTCGAGTGCACGCGGACGCGCGAGTATTATGGTTCGGATGCCTGGCGCGGCAAGTGGAAATTCGAGGGCGGCGGCATGCTGATAAATCAGGCGATACATACCATCGATTCGCTCTCGCTTTTTTTTGGAAGGCCCGTCGCTGTCGATGCCCGCGTTGAACGCCGACGCATGGATACGATAGAGGTGGAGGACTATGCCGACGGCGTGTTCGAATATCCGGGCGGGGTGAAGCTGAAATTCCACGCGGAGAACGTTCCCGGCAACAAATGGGGCGCGGATGTCCATATCAATGGGGAGAAAGGCTCTATCGCCTATGATTCTGCGGCAAGCCACAAAGTGAACAAGCTCGAAACGCCGGACAGCGGTTTTCGCCGCGCGCTGGATGAAGCGGAAAAGGAGGAGGCGGCCCTCTTCGCAAAAACACCGGGCAAAGCCGAATACGGCTCGTTCCATGACCTGCAATTCCTCGACTTTATCGAGGCGATACTTGAAGATCGCCGGCCCCGCTTCGAGATAGCGGATGTGTCTATCGCGAATGAAATAGTGCTGGCGATGTATCATTCGACTGCGACGGGAAAACGTGTCGCGCTGCCGATAGGCGAAACGTATCGTCAGCCGCTGCTCGAGATAAAGAAATAGAGAACTATCAGTGTCTTCATGCCCGGGACTAGAGCCGGACGCGGCTTTTTATCTGTTCGATAGCAAGCGCGAGCATCTTCTGGAA from Spirochaetota bacterium encodes the following:
- a CDS encoding Gfo/Idh/MocA family oxidoreductase gives rise to the protein MNMVNIAVIGSGIIGKVHAWAAAKSGKSKLVACVDTDRPRAEALAKEYGGNAECDYRRVLDDKNVHAVSIGTPHFEHAQMYFDAIAAGKHVICEKPLTTTPENLYTMIDISKARRDLVITGVFQHRFSPITRAIQKRIADGAIGKITSGSVDFECTRTREYYGSDAWRGKWKFEGGGMLINQAIHTIDSLSLFFGRPVAVDARVERRRMDTIEVEDYADGVFEYPGGVKLKFHAENVPGNKWGADVHINGEKGSIAYDSAASHKVNKLETPDSGFRRALDEAEKEEAALFAKTPGKAEYGSFHDLQFLDFIEAILEDRRPRFEIADVSIANEIVLAMYHSTATGKRVALPIGETYRQPLLEIKK
- the hemW gene encoding radical SAM family heme chaperone HemW — protein: MPGLYVHIPFCAQKCRYCSFYSVAGAPADAIERYLNAVIAETAAHGKKAALPLTTLYIGGGSPSIVPPDIMKDFLSRLSDTLDLSHIAESTVEANPESFSRAWYDALMSLPALRISMGVQSVNDDTLSVIGRRARIADCERALLDARAFGVKNLSADIILGLPGESCADTKAGMERLIALAHPEHLSMYFLDLSGKETLSREWSSVLPDDEKNAHCYREAAALLSANGYERYEIANFARKGYRSRHNDNYWALGEYIGLGASASGHYGGRRYTNCADVNAYVACLEAGEETAAEEELLTADMIKEEFIFLSLRTSDGLNVLSYRDKFGEAIEARARTVLSVNARYLTFDGVRIRLTDEGFLFADEMAVQLMRSLE